CAGGTAGCGGACCTCACCCGGCATCGACTGCTGGGCTTCACCCAGCCGGACAGCCTCAACGCCTGGCCCTTGCGCCATACGCTGGGCGAGCACTACGCCATCCAGCCAGCGCTACGTGCCTCCAGCGGAGAAACGCTGCGCCAGCTCGCCCTCTCCGGCGCCGGCCTCGTCTGCCTGGCCGACTTCATGACCCGTTCCGACCGCGCCAGCGGCACGCTGATCCAGGTGCTGGTGGAGCACACGGCGGACGTGCGCCAGCCGGTGCACGCGGTGTACTACCGCAACACGGCCTTAGCACCACGGATTGCGTGTTTTCTGGACTACGTGGCGAAGCGGATGAATGGTGAATGAAGGAGCGGCGCGTTACCCTGAGCAACAGCGCGTGCAGGCTGACCATGGCCTTCGCGCCTGCATCAGCGCGATAAGCCGTTCCACCCAATCCCAACTGCCGAGAAGATATGCCTGCGATCCGGTTCGAAAAAATCGCCCCCATTTTCACCGTCGACAACGTCGCGCAGGCGATCGATTTCTATCGAAAAGCGCTGGAATTCGACTTGGCGTGGTCCTGGGGCACGCCGCCCGAGGTCGCTGCGATATGCCGTGATGAGGTGGAAATCACGCTGACCCAGCGGGCAGATGCCAAACCCGCAGGGGCATCGCATATCTACCTCACGGTTTCCGGCATCGACGCACTTTATGCGCGGCTGGCGCAATCGGGCATTTGCATCGTTGTTCCCCTTGCGGATCGCGATTACGGCATGCGGGATTTCCGGATCGCCGATGCAAGCGGCAATGAAATCAGTATTGGACAAGCCATCGACCAGGCTTGACGCGCCACTCACCGGCAGCTTCAAGCACCATAACAGCTCATATCCCGGCATGCTCGGCGCCTGTTTGCGCCGTTGCGACGTGATTTGGTGTGCCCCAGCAATGGATGGCCCCAGAACCTCAGGACGAAATGAATGAAACGCATAACACTTCTGTTGTCGCTGGTACTGCTCCAGCCCGCAGCATATGCCGCTGTCTACAAATGCACAGTCGATGGAAAAGTGGCATTCCAGGCCACGCCCTGCACCAGCGGCCAAGGCAGCGCATTGGATATCAAGCCAATGTCTTCGAGCAACGCCGCCACGCGACAATGCCAGGGCAAGGAAATCCGCATCCACTTTTCCGATATGCCGCTGCAAACCACGTTGAAGGTACTTGCCGACTATTCCGGCAATCGCCTTGAACTGGCCCCCACCATCGGCGGCAACGGTGCGTTCCATTACGATTGCGTGCCGTGGGATACGGTATTGAAGGACATTGCGGACAAGTACCGGCTGCAGGTCACCGTGGGGAATGGCACCATCCGCGCCATGCCCCGTTGAAGATGACACGGCACAACGTCATCACGCCAGGCGGTGCCGCAGACGCAGATCCAAACGATTGATCTTGAACACCTGTGTAGGCCCTCGCGGTGCACGACAGCACCTCCATTCAGGAAAACCCCATGCCCCACCCGCTCATCCTGCCGATGGCAGCCCATGTGGCACTGGCCGCAACGCTGTATGTGTTGCTCACCGTGGCAAGGGCGCCCGCGATCTGGGGCATCGGTCGCCGCGCCGATGGCAGCAACCCCTGGGCCAAGGTGGAGCCGCGCATCAGCGCGAATCTCTCGAACCAGTTCGAATGGCCACTGCTGTTTTACGTGGCTTGTCTGCTGCAGCCCAATCCTGGTTCTGCCGCATTCGCCTTGGCGTGGATCTTCGTGCTCGGCCGTCTTGCACACAGCGCGGTGCAGATTTTGACCACCAATGTCCGGCTTCGCGGCGCCGTGTTCACGGTCAATTTCCTCGCCGTACTGGGGTTGTGGGTGATCACCCTCTGGCCGATGTGCCAGCGATAGACATCTCGATTTCCACTCAGCACCAACTCTGCCACTCGCACCGATGAAAAATTTCGCTATTTCCTCGCTGCTGCTTGTTTGCAGCACCGCAGCCATTGCCGCCGATGACCCCTCGACCTTGCTTGCGAAGGCTGGCGTGTCTGGCAGGATCGAAACCCGTTGCAGCGCCCGGTTCTTTGCCGCTGAAGCCAGCGCGACTGCCATGGCTGTGCGAAGCTCGGATGGAAAGAAGGCCTACTATGTACTCGCCAACGGCAAGGCCACGTTGCTCGGGGCGTATGCCGCCGAGGCGGAGCTACAGTGCCTGTCACCCAAGCAAGCAACTGCGCGCAACCGCGACATCGCCCAGAGCGAGGGCATCGAGGGGCAGATCGTGCCGAATGGCCAGCTGGATGTGGTCTGCGGCTTCATCGACGACACCGAGGCCACCTGTTGGGGCTTCGATCCCAAGCGCAAAGCCGTGGTGCGGCGAGGCGGTTGGGCCACTTGAGGCCCATGTGACCGCCTTTCAGCCGAACACACCCGTGATGCACCCGTGGTCGGCGGCACAAGCACCCGCCTTCCACCAAACGACGACGCCCCTCCTCCGAGGGGCATCGTGATTGGTTTACGGAGCAGCGCTTACCAGCCGCTGTTCCCCGAGACGCGGTTGAAGAAGCTGGCCGGCACACCCTCCGCGGCGAGCGGCGCGATGGCGGGGCTATCGACCACCACGCTCTCGAAGTTCACCGTGCCACGTCCGCCACCATCCAGCACCTGGATGCCATAGGTACCGGGACGGGTGATGGTGACATTGCGCAGCGTCACGTTGCGGAACTGCGCGTTGTCGGCCGCCTGCAGGATTTCCGGCGAGAAGCGCTCGCCCGGCGGGGCGTACGCGGTGCCGAAGCCGCGGAACTCGATACCGGCGTAGGTCGGCTCGATGATGTCCACGTTCTCCACCAGGATGTCGTTCACGTCGCCCTCACGGCTGTAGAACTTCAGCGCGCCATGCTTCCACGGGTTGGCGGTGCCTTCCATGAACATCGGGCCACCGGCGCGGATCAGCGAGATGTTGCGGAAGGTGGTGAGCCCCGGGCCGAACGGATAGGACGAGAACTCGTTGTCCACCAGAATGCCGGGGTAGGTCAGCACATCCTCGCACACGCTGTCTTCCCACACGTTGTCATACCCGCCGTAGCTGGCAAAGCAGTTGGCACGCCATGGCATCTGCACCGTGATCTTGCGGAAGCGGTTGCCATGCCCCACGCCCTGGTCGGGCGCATTGCGCGCCTCGGGGTTGATGAAGTTGGGGCCCAGTGCGTAGGTCTTGTCGCGCACCCAGTGGGTCCAGCGGATCGACCAGACCACGGCCGCGTCGTCGCCGGTATTGCGGATATGGCAGTTCTCCACCAGTGAATTGGACGTGCCGTTGTCGAAGTTGATGCCGTCGGCGTAGGTATTGCGAATGCGGCAGTTGCGGATGGTGAGGTTGTCGGTCGGCTGGGTCTGGTAAGGCGGATCGTTGCCCACCCAGATCGCGCCCACCACGTGCTCGATCCACACGTTCTCGATCACCGAATCCTTGCCCATCGGCCCGGCGAAGGCCTTCTGCACGCCCTGCGTTTCCTCGGCCCGCGCATACGATTCGCCGTAGATCGAGAAATCACGGAACACGCACTTCGCGGTGGCGCCGTAGCAGAAGAACATCGCCTTGGGGCCGCGCAACGTGGTGTGCCACATGCCGGCACCACGGATCTCGACCCCTGGGTTGTCGAGGCCGACATTGCCGCCGCTGATCTTCTGCAGCAGGTATTCGCCCGGCGGGAACCACAGCTTCTGGGTGGAGCGCATCGCGCGCAGCACGTCATCCGCGTGATCCTTGCCGTCGTTCGGCTGAATGCCGAACTCGGTCACCGAGGTGAAGCCGGGCGGCATGGTCAAGGGCGGCGCCACATCCTCGAAATCGATCAGGTCGATCACGTAGAAGGCCGCGCTGTCCTGCGCATCCCGCTGCAGCTTCACTTCCGCGCCGACCGGTATCGGCTGATCCAGCAGTACGCGCACTTCGTCGAAGAAGGTATGCGGCTGCTCGGCTGGCTTGTCGACGATGGCATCGCCGATCAGCCCACCCTTGTACGACCAGGCGTAGCGCGACGTCAGCGGCAGCGATTTCACCCGCTGGCCGTTCACGTAGAGCCCCAGCGTGGCATCGATGCCGCCGCCGGCCGGTGCATCCGGAATGGCATAGCGGACCACCACGGAGTTGGCTGCCGCCGTGGTGTTCCACGACACGTAGTCGCCGCTACGGTCGAGCTGTACCGCGCTGCGGCCGATCGCCTCGGCCTGGATATAGGCGGCATCCCATTTGTTGCGGCTGGGCGCGAGGATGCGACCATTGGTACGGCCGTGCTCGGCCTGCAGTTCCACCCACGGGGCTTCCACGCCACGACCGGTGCTCGGCGTCGGGGTCACCGGCGTGGGGGACACGGGTGTCGGCGTGACGGGGGTCGGCACGACCGGCGTCGGCGTCGCGGTCAGCGGGGTCGGGGTGGGTTGCGCCGTCGGGGTCGGAGTAGGCGGCCGGGGCGTGGGCGTGACCGGCGTGGCGGTCGGCACGGGGGTGGCGACGG
This region of Chitinolyticbacter meiyuanensis genomic DNA includes:
- a CDS encoding VOC family protein encodes the protein MPAIRFEKIAPIFTVDNVAQAIDFYRKALEFDLAWSWGTPPEVAAICRDEVEITLTQRADAKPAGASHIYLTVSGIDALYARLAQSGICIVVPLADRDYGMRDFRIADASGNEISIGQAIDQA
- a CDS encoding DUF4124 domain-containing protein translates to MKRITLLLSLVLLQPAAYAAVYKCTVDGKVAFQATPCTSGQGSALDIKPMSSSNAATRQCQGKEIRIHFSDMPLQTTLKVLADYSGNRLELAPTIGGNGAFHYDCVPWDTVLKDIADKYRLQVTVGNGTIRAMPR
- a CDS encoding MAPEG family protein, producing MPHPLILPMAAHVALAATLYVLLTVARAPAIWGIGRRADGSNPWAKVEPRISANLSNQFEWPLLFYVACLLQPNPGSAAFALAWIFVLGRLAHSAVQILTTNVRLRGAVFTVNFLAVLGLWVITLWPMCQR
- a CDS encoding right-handed parallel beta-helix repeat-containing protein, which produces MKLDQSVRLRMGAALMCAACVPLALADACADAWQSARAYVGGETVSQGGHNYRAKWWTQGDNPQQSGQWGVWADAGSCTAPVVAATPGYRIVNRWQGSGLVDGGVNAGYGTGDGAGYQWVVEELGNGFVAIRNLGTGEYLHIESSNGLVQAGPREPAWESAQWALEPTGDGFVRIRNRWHTWEYIHIENQLGQAQSGGIYPVWQSAQWKLEPVGSVPTPTPVATPVPTATPVTPTPRPPTPTPTAQPTPTPLTATPTPVVPTPVTPTPVSPTPVTPTPSTGRGVEAPWVELQAEHGRTNGRILAPSRNKWDAAYIQAEAIGRSAVQLDRSGDYVSWNTTAAANSVVVRYAIPDAPAGGGIDATLGLYVNGQRVKSLPLTSRYAWSYKGGLIGDAIVDKPAEQPHTFFDEVRVLLDQPIPVGAEVKLQRDAQDSAAFYVIDLIDFEDVAPPLTMPPGFTSVTEFGIQPNDGKDHADDVLRAMRSTQKLWFPPGEYLLQKISGGNVGLDNPGVEIRGAGMWHTTLRGPKAMFFCYGATAKCVFRDFSIYGESYARAEETQGVQKAFAGPMGKDSVIENVWIEHVVGAIWVGNDPPYQTQPTDNLTIRNCRIRNTYADGINFDNGTSNSLVENCHIRNTGDDAAVVWSIRWTHWVRDKTYALGPNFINPEARNAPDQGVGHGNRFRKITVQMPWRANCFASYGGYDNVWEDSVCEDVLTYPGILVDNEFSSYPFGPGLTTFRNISLIRAGGPMFMEGTANPWKHGALKFYSREGDVNDILVENVDIIEPTYAGIEFRGFGTAYAPPGERFSPEILQAADNAQFRNVTLRNVTITRPGTYGIQVLDGGGRGTVNFESVVVDSPAIAPLAAEGVPASFFNRVSGNSGW